From a single Aspergillus puulaauensis MK2 DNA, chromosome 2, nearly complete sequence genomic region:
- a CDS encoding uncharacterized protein (COG:S;~EggNog:ENOG410PS2S;~InterPro:IPR014710,IPR011051,IPR013096;~PFAM:PF07883) — protein sequence MTKQTKPLVEVPDRPVSFVPVKGGDVLTLGHLKLRIMEDGSNTDMRFSAAEIIIPEGTRGPPPHWHEMHDESFLVTEGVVRFHIPGKDPVDAHAGDYVVVPTRSPHTFSNIGPGTAKIFSTYSPAFYVNYFKLMSEMSEEGKPMSAEANVKAMAYYATIPVAEP from the exons atgacCAAGCAGACGAAACCACTTGTGGAGGTCCCCGATCGGCCTGTCAGCTTTGTCCCTGTAAAGGGAGGCGATGTCCTTACTCTGGGACATTTGAAACTCCGAATAATGGAAGATGGCTCGAACACAG ACATGCGCTTCAGCGCTGCCGAGATTATAATCCCAGAAGGCACACGAGGGCCACCGCCACACTGGCACGAAATGCACGACGAGTCATTCCTCGTCACGGAGGGCGTTGTGAGGTTCCATATCCCTGGAAAGGACCCGGTCGACGCCCATGCAGGCGACTATGTCGTCGTGCCAACTCGCAGCCCGCACACCTTCTCGAACATCGGACCAGGAACGGCCAAGATCTTCAGCACGTACTCGCCGGCGTTTTATGTCAATTATTTCAAGCTCATGAGCGAGATGTCGGAGGAGGGCAAGCCGATGAGTGCAGAGGCCAATGTCAAGGCGATGGCCTACTATGCGACCATTCCTGTGGCTGAGCCGTGA
- a CDS encoding FAD-dependent oxidoreductase (COG:S;~EggNog:ENOG410PR9Z;~InterPro:IPR036188,IPR002938;~PFAM:PF01494;~go_function: GO:0071949 - FAD binding [Evidence IEA]) has protein sequence MAIPHTTDKIIIIGAGPGGLVLAHCLRKHGIPYEIFERENASQPRKQGWAVALIESLPDLEASLPAEVFQRLPTASVNRNMDSNDVFSIIDSKTGKTTAAVGGENYPSPRCLLRVNRQAFRQVLCEGIHVQNDKELDYYEEFDDGVIVHFKDGTSTTGSLLVGADGAHSAVRKQLYKTAQLSQSSFIPIAAELHLSKEQYEPLHKIGSAGLFSYGPNLRYLIGLLSVSEDRSSALYYWACCIRSATPKKEWEWVRTATSEQLHARCVTETKDFAPYLTDIIRLTKPENMVQPPVRFVEFTLPEEPSGSERVTLLGDAAHVMVPFYLAGANTAVRDACDLARCIAGSPGDSGNVIREYEDRMLTRGRQMVLRSRKAGQDATLDSIVLRANEEGSGILW, from the exons ATGGCAATTCCTCATACGACAGacaaaatcatcatcatcggtgCTGGACCTGGTGGTCTGGTCCTTGCCCATTGCCTACGAAAACACGGCATTCCATACGAGATTTTCGAGCGCGAGAACGCCAGTCAACCCAGAAAGCAGGGATGGGCGGTTGCATTGATTGA ATCGCTTCCTGACCTGGAGGCATCTCTCCCAGCAGAAGTCTTCCAGCGACTTCCCACTGCAAGTGTCAATCGCAACATGGACAGCAACGATGTCTTCAGCATTATCGACAGCAAGACCGGCAAGACGACAGCTGCGGTCGGGGGCGAAAACTACCCCAGTCCTCGCTGCCTGCTGCGAGTCAACCGTCAAGCCTTCCGCCAGGTGCTGTGCGAGGGCATCCACGTCCAGAACGACAAGGAGCTCGACTACTACGAAGagttcgacgacggcgttATTGTGCATTTCAAAGACGGCACTTCCACCACTGGCTCTCTTCTCGTTGGGGCTGATGGCGCTCACAGCGCTG TCCGCAAACAACTCTACAAAACCGCCCAACTATCCCAGAGCAgcttcatccccatcgccgcAGAACTCCATCTAAGCAAAGAGCAATACGAACCTCTCCACAAAATCGGCTCTGCGGGACTCTTCTCCTACGGCCCCAACCTTCGCTACCTGATCGGCCTGCTCAGCGTCTCAGAAGACCGCTCTTCAGCGCTCTACTACTGGGCCTGCTGTATCCGCAGCGCCACCCCGAAGAAGGAATGGGAGTGGGTGCGCACCGCTACCAGCGAACAGCTGCACGCCCGCTGCGTCACCGAAACAAAGGACTTCGCGCCGTATCTTACGGATATCATCCGTCTCACCAAGCCGGAGAATATGGTCCAGCCGCCTGTGCGGTTTGTCGAGTTTACACTGCCCGAGGAGCCGTCCGGGTCCGAGAGGGTGACGCTGCTTGGTGATGCGGCGCATGTTATGGTGCCGTTTTATCTTGCTGGGGCGAATACCGCTGTGCGCGATGCTTGTGATCTGGCACGGTGTATTGCTGGGAGTCCTGGGGATTCGGGGAATGTGATTCGCGAGTATGAGGATCGGATGCTGACGAGGGGGCGGCAGATGGTGTTGCGTAGTCGTAAGGCTGGTCAGGATGCGACTCTGGATAGTATTGTGCTTAGGGCTAATGAGGAGGGGTCGGGGATTCTTTGGTAG